A region of the Scatophagus argus isolate fScaArg1 chromosome 14, fScaArg1.pri, whole genome shotgun sequence genome:
TGGTTTTGTGGATAAAAGTAAGTCTATAGTTGTGAGCCAGTATGGGGGACTGGAACTTGTTGGGGAAGCTGCTGGAGAGTGCCCAGGAACACTCCACCGTTGTGGGCAAAGTCTGGCTCACGGTGCTGTTCATCTTCCGCATCCTGGTGCTGGGAGCTGCCGCCGAGAAGGTGTGGGGCGACGAGCAGTCCGGCTTCACGTGTGACACCAAGCAGCCCGGTTGTCAGAATGTCTGCTATGACAAGACCTTCCCCATTTCTCACATTCGCTTCTGGGTGATGCAGATCATTTTTGTCTCCACGCCAACTCTCATTTATCTGGGCCACATCCTTCATCTGGTTCGcatggaggaaaaggagaaacagaaagagaaggaccTTGCTGCCCAGATTGAAAAGCAGCATCAGTTACTTGGCAGCAAGACCAAGAAAGCCCCGGTTAAAGACAACCAGGGCCACGTGCGTTTGCAAGGTGCACTTCTGAGAACCTACGTCTTCAACATTATCTTCAAGACCCTGTTTGAAGTGGCCTTCATTGTGGGTCAGTACTTCCTGTACGGCTTTGAGCTCAAGCCAATGTACACCTGCGACCGCTGGCCTTGCCCTAATGTGGTGAACTGCTACATCTCTCGACCCACTGAGAAGACGgtcttcatcctcttcatgCTGGCTGTGGCCTGCATCTCCCTGCTGCTTAACCTGGTGGAAATGTATCATCTAGGTTTCACAAAGTGTCACCAGGGCCTTCGCTACAGAAGATCACAGGCTGCGAGTCAGGCTCCCAAGGCCCTAACTGAGGCCGTCGTGCCCTTTGTTCCAAACTATAACTACTTTGCCGGTCATCCTGCAGTGCCTGAACCTTTTCCAGCAGACTCAAAGTACAGCATGGCAGAGCCAAACTCTGCTTACAGTCCTTACAACAGCAAAGTGGTTTACAAGCAGAACAGAGACAATATGGctgtggaaagaaaaggaaaagcagaggaagatgtCGTGAAGGAGAGCAAACTCTCCAGCCCCGTCTTTGAGTTGCCTGTTGAAAATCAGCGCAGAAACAGTCAGTCAAGCAAGCACAGCAATAACAAGAGCAGGCTGGATGACCTGAAGATCTAATGACTTCCTGTGTTTTCAACCAGGACTCAGGACCCACATGCATCAGCCTGCGAAAATATGGCAGACTATTAGAGACAAAACTGCTGAGAGAACACAAAACAGATCATAGTCGTGCTCCATCTGCAAGTCAGGATttgacagcacacacagagtttgAGTGCAGGGACATAACCATATGAATAAAACCATTGCTAAATCTGAAAGAGAGCAACTAACATAACATTACTTGGAAGGCAGGATTTGATGTGGTGACACTTGAATAAATGTTACTCTGCTGTGTGAGTTTGCACATGACAGCTACAACTTTGACAATAATTAAAGGAATTTTCACTTCTCACTTAAATCGTATCTTAAAGTCTTAATTTCTCAGACCACCACTCACTACACCCACAAGTCTTTGTTGGCACTGCTGGCAAATGTCCCGTGTCTGCAGATTAGATCCTGATTTTTGATGATATGTTGACTTGCAGATGAATTGACGctcaaatctgtttttcactcaATGGTTTTGGATGAATAGCTCAGTAGTTTCGACATGAATGGACTTGCATATGTGTGGGTGATTGTGATGCAGACAACTTGAGAATTATTTTGTTTACAAGCAAGTTAcctaaaaaattaaaagcaaaaaactgtTGTTACAGAATAGACAGAATGACCCTTTTATTGTAATTTGATTATACCATATTACTGCCTGCTGTAAATGTGGATTACCCACAATGCATTACTAAACTTTAGAGTGACACACACTAAAGTATAATTTAGGAGCCACATAGTTTACCATCTTAAAACATGTTATCAGTTTTCCCATTGAATACTTGCTTTGATCAGTCAAACGCAGGCAGTACTGTTTATGTGGATTTTCTACAAAATGTTGATATACACAAACATCTAATTATTACACTTGCTTATTTGTGACCGTGTAATTTGATTAAACTGATGTGCAGCAAATGAGTGTTGTGTCAGCATTTATGTCACAATATCGGATTTACTGTGATCAGAGAGAGGCTGAAAATAACATCCATTTCTTTCTCACCTGTcacaaaaatgtcacagatGTAGTCTGTCAGAGGCAGGACGATGATGGTCTGATGGTGATAAAAACTGCagccataaaaatgtattaatcaGCTATAGCTCAATAAATATTTTAGAGCCAAGCTATGTTGGTATTCACACAACCTCTTATAAGATGGCAAATGTTTCAAAGTTGATCACAGTTAATAAATGACACCAAATATTCATCACATAGTATCAGGACCAGGACCAAAGACGATTCTGATTGGATGAGAGATGGTGACTGTCATGTGAAGGGAGGGCTAGAAATCATCCATTTCTaattcatatttaaataaaacagccCAAACATGCAGAGGCTTTCGGATACAAACATCACTACTGTATGCATATTCTGTGATGATTTGTGTAATGTTGTCGTGATGTTGTGCAGACCCTGCTTTGATACAATTTGCTCCGTTTGctctctgttattttttgtcTGCATGGAGCATCAGTCTTAACCTCTTGGTTTCCAATAGCTGaagcaaacacatacagactgcATATGTGGTGGATGGACCCGTTTCCAAAACACATACCATCATACGCTGGTGAGAGGGCTCTGCTTCAAAGACTTTCTAACTGCTGCTATTAATAGCGCTCATGTACACTTGGAGGAGAAGTGTGGCtgaaatggggggggggggggtaggcGACCAAAGCTTTCTTCTGCATCACTACCAATAACAAGCTGTTGCCAACACTTTTGATGTCCTAAAACATatttatacatgtatatatttctctctctctacatacAAAAAAGCCAAAGACCTGCTGTGCATCAAATCATTAAGACAATCATAACACAACATGGTATCATAGTACAATGTATCTTCTGTTCTCTGCCCTGCAACACTCTTAACAGCAGCAATAGTTCCATTCATACAgtcacatactgtaaatacttgTTGACTGGAAGTGATGAAGCTTGCAGTTCATCTTATTCAAACTCatagtttcatttcttttctttttttgggggggtggagggggcaAGTCTAAATAAACATGATATTTTTTATACATTACATATAATGGTGGTATGTATGATTAAAGATCAGCCCTGAAGCAAGACAGTTGTTATTTGGCGTGGCAGAACAGTTTGTCTGTGAAATCCTTTTGGTCTCCATTAGTTTCCATTAATCTCATAAACCAAGACAAGAACTCTCAAACATCCAGAGTGGCCCGATCTCCTTTGACAGGCCAAGGCTGAACAGGTGACGGAGGTTAAGGTTGTGAACTCTGGGTTACAACCATATGCAACCAAATCTCAGAGCCAGAATAGCCTGACTGATACGCCGAGACCATCCGTCACCGAGACACACTGCTGCTCGtaaatcagacagacagtgtgcACGCTTTAGGATGACATTTCACTGTCGATGATGATTTACTGTGGGTCCAAACGCATGGTCCCATGGATTTGTCAGGTCATAAAGTGActatttttgttgctgttgtgtcaCCAGTGAGCGGTTAGATTGCGAGCGTTTGTCATAAAGCACGAGGTTCTGGTCAAAATATGGGACCTACTAATGGAAAACAGTGACCTGAAGGATAACAAACAAGATTTCTGCTTCTATTTCCCTAATACATTAAACTTGTCCTCTAGTACATGGTGGCTCCataattcattttgttctgtctACATGCTCTACTCGTCATCAAGTTGGTTTCTAATGCCTTTACATCCTGCCACCATAAAGATGTGGAATAAACAACCAGAAAGTGAGTGAGCGTTAGTTTAGTGTATATTGTAgacatatatattatatgtatattttcatGCATAATGGGACATTTTTTGCGTTAAAATATTATGTATCTTCTTGAGTGGCGTACTTATTCCAAATCCCAGAGAAGTAAGCAATTTTATTCCAGGGTAAAGGTGTGCTTCATTTGACGACCTGTCACATTAGATCATACATCAGTGTGAGACAGGAAGTCTGTGTGACTGAACGTTATGTGaataaagctttaaaatatGACCTCCTCCATGAACATTTTGGCCTGAGTCAAGTCAGACATATTTTCAACGCAGAAACAATATGCTGTGCCTCTGAAGGTCTCATTTATTGGCCATCATTAAACCATGCTATTTTAATGCCAGAATGTTTCCTTTAAAATTGACATTTGTACTGTACTTTGAGGTAACACACGAGGTGGGACCCTTTAGGGTTTTTGTGTCCACAGATCTGGACAGGAAACATGCCAGAGACTGTAggtatttatagtatttatagTATTTCTATTTACAAAGACCAGACCTGTGGGTGAAGTCTGGGGCCTCTCTCACAACAACTATGACAGATACAGTAAGCATTTAATGAGTTGGGTCTGCCTTGTCCACCTTCTTAAACTGCAATAATTGATATTTTTAAGACTAACAGTGTATGAGTTGACAATGTGAAATGGGTCCCTTGTAGCAGATTTACGAGGAAAGAGTGAATATGACGCCATTCAGTTATAATGTTGATAAataactgctggatgtgtaaataagcgTCCGATTGCTAACAAGTTCATTACATCAACTTAAtaggttttaatgttcctggTAGTGAACATGCATAACTGTAAGCACTGAGCAAAAAAAATTTATAGCATGGGCATGTTACTAATTGCATTACGCAGGTCAACATGTGTAAGTAGAATCCATTTCAGATATAAAGCTGTATTTTACACACCTGGTTTGAGCTGGCTCAAATGTCTTTCATTGTACATACACCCACCTTTCTTCCACTCCTGTGACAActtaaaaattgtgtttttcaaaggAAATTCCGACTCAGTCCTTTCTCAAACAAGAAATGTTAGAACAATGTCTGGTTGTCAAGCCatgattacatttattataCAATAAAATCCCTTTTGATAAGCTGTTTAGATGCATATCAGCAAATATAAACACGACTTACTGACAGATAAGCAGGCTGAAGCCAGTGACCctcaagacaaaaagaaacaagtaCCAGTCATCATCACGagtcagtttcatttcatgttggtgtgtgtagGTCTAAGGAGCTTCGGGTGACACCCACAATGACCCACATTAATGATCACTCTTGATTCTAGTACCTCCATATagagataaaacaaagaaacgaTAATCAAACAGGTCAACAGAAATGTCTATGCTTCcaatcatttgaaaaacaagctTTCAAACAAAAGCTGCAGACTAGAAAAGCTGAAAACTACATTTGCACATATAAGGACTCGATTGACAATATACTACTGTAGGAGCTGGAGCATTATCCATGCCTACTGTACTTTATACATTGATGCTTAATGGCAAAACTGACAGCGTGCCAGATGAATGACAATTTCTAACCCTGTGGTTTTCCCTTCCCTGTTCCCACAAGTTAATCTTCTTTAACATGTTTCTCTATCAAGGGGGAAACCACAAACTATTTGGGGATAAATCACTTCAAGTGCCATTTTCCAAAAGCTCTGCCTGCAGAAATAAGATAATATCAACTCATGAAAAAATAGACTAAGCATGCAAAAAACAGTCCTGAAATAAACCCTTGTGGAAGGACCACAACGCGCTCTTTGATAAGAGGCTGTAGTTTGCATTTCATAATCATTTCTTGAAGTTCAGAGGTGCTACAAAGGCAGCGTGAAACTGCTGGGGAACAGTCGCAGTTAAATACTCAGACCATGGTCAGAgcagagtttgtgttttgattgatCTGGTTTCAAAATGATGAGCTACTCAGGCCCTGGAGTCCTCAGTACTGGTTCATTATGGCTTTTGGTACTGAAGTCACTGATCAAACCTCACATATCACAAGTGAATGgggtgatttgtttttttttttttacactggtcatgtaaagtgacatatttgtcttttcaattccaatgaataatgaatgtgcAAATGCGTGTTTTCAATGAACATCCTCAATGTAAACAATATAACCCAAGAATTACAcaatgaaatatatttcagaTTGGTCCTAATCTTAAATGAAAAACGAGGACTTAATTAAGAAGCTAACAACAAAACATTCCAAGCAAATagcagaataataaaaatatcGGAAACAGAGAATTGCACTTGCACTTTAAAAGCTTCTAAGACACTTTCCCCTACACAAGCAGAAATAAAGCTCAATAAATTTGTGAATTTGGCCCCTGGAGAAgacaagctgcagctgaagaggTCATGGCCTTTTGCAATCCAAAGCCTTTGAGATCTGACAGAGATCCAGACATATCTACAAGTTGTGAATCccaaaaaactgtgaaaatgattcactgagacagaaacaaaaacaaaaaaaagaagcagaacatgcacaaaaacaaacaagacaaaaaacaactgaaatactGTGAAATCTGGCTTTCTATTGGAATAGTTGCTGTTCATTGAAGGCTAGCATAATGTGGCAAATCCAGTAACTATGCTACACATGCTCTATATTTGAAACGTTACAGACATCTGTACTCTATGTATAACTCAGTCATATACTTTATCTGCCCAAGGTCGAAAAAATatcccttttctcccttttattttacacaattGCACCCTGAGatttgataaaacaaaaatgtccttCAAAAGGATTGAGTTGTGTCAACAACAGTTCACTACCTCATATCTCACATTTTCAATGCGACCCtcataaacacaataaacaaacaacagctgaagtGACCTCTATGTACAAATTCTGCTCTTATATTACGGTGTAATATCATACATGTAGAGTAAGACAAACATAACCAGATTTCCCTACAGCAGTGCTGTGGCATTCAGACCATTACACCTTTACAGACCACAGTTTCAGTCATGCTTTAACATTGCTGCCGCTGTTGGAGGAACAAGACAGATGAGTGTATGGCAGTACAGAATCCTCCCTTTTATATTATTGCACAcatgtaatataataattgaATCGTTTATGCTCTCAATAAAGAGACAATCTCTGGAATCAGTGTATGGCTTCCAGGGACAACAGTAATGTTTGTCCTTACTCACTGCACTACTGTTTGTTCAACGCCAGTATTGACTGAAAAGCTGGTGTTTCTCACAATACGTTTACAGAGTAAGACTAATGTCGCCCAAGAACAAAGACACTGAAGTCACAGGACACGTCAGCTTTTACACTTTGTTTACTACAGCAGTGACTAGTAATCAGAGAAAATATGTAGAGATATTCCCAAGGAGTGTCAGTCACCTTGTCCAGGTCATTTGTTATGCAGTTGTACCTAAGAAGGAcatcagagacagaggaaaggaCAGACTCTTCTGTTTCTGAACGAACTGGACAGCACTGCATGTCCCTTACACAATATAGACTATACTGTACGTGCTCCATGGCATACAGGggacaaatattttaaactcaACTTAAAATCGAAGAATCTGTGGCTACATGAGAGAATAAATTTCATCACAGATGGctgaaaatgcacacacacattaaaatatgtgCCACAGATTTTCAAACCTGGTGTCTTTTCAGCAGTAATCTTACTGTCTGCCTCATTAAAACCCTCCGCTCCATCCGAGTGGAGGAAGGAAACTAATGGCAGCAAAGTATCAATTTACTTAAGTATCCCTTCTCTTATTTGCCCTTAGTTTTAGCTGGGCAACCTTAGCTTGTCCCAGTTTAGTCTGAATGTCGATAGGCCTTTCAAAGAAGTGGACTATGGCTGGCTCGTTGAGCAGAGAAGCCAGGACCTGCTCGAAAGAAAACGACCACTCCGTCTCTGAGAGGTCAGGCCCCGCCTCCTGACTGCTGCGGGAGCTGGAGGTGTCGGAGCTCTCCGGGCTCGTCGAAGCTTCTTTGGGTGAGGACTCCTCCTCCACAGAAGCAGGGGTGTCAGCAGGATCTGTGGGCCCGGGGGGGCTGCTCGGCTCCTGCAGCCTCCGCCCCACCTCTTCCATCCTCAGCAGAAGGCTGGTAACGTGGGCCACGGCTCGGTACAGTGACTCCTCCTCTGGATCGCCGTGAAAAATGTTGTACAGGGTCTTGGAgaactgaatgaactgagtCTTAgatgaaaaagtaaacaaacaagcacacgtTGAGCTTCCTCAGATAAATCAATATATCATCTGACTTTTCAGGAAGAAAATGGTCTCTAGTCAGTAAACACAACATGGACTGAATTACCTGATTAATTCGAGGTAGGTCCTTGATGGTTTCCTCTTTTTTAAGTATTTCATTTTGCCATTGTTTCAGGTAGGCCTGTAGATCCACCTTTCCTTTACCTGTcaatttcacacacatactctaAACtatcacacaaaatgaaaatattcaaaagatTTCTGCTATAGCCGCAGATATTTCACATAAATTTGAAAGCAGTGCTACCTCTTTCAGGGCTTTTCCTTATCACACCATCTTCAGGAAGATCAAATGCTGAAACATACAACAAACCCTTCAGAGAAATGCTTCAAGAACTATAGATGCATTCAAGGACATCAGGCAAGCATCAAGACACAACTGTTACAGAATTTAGGGGGAGAGAGTAAAGGTGAAATTTGAgctttaaaaggaaaagaaagagtaAAGAGGCTAACCAGTGAGTCTACCCAAGTGAGAAGAGTCTTCAGTCATTGGAATAAAGTGCTGGATTCTTTGTTCCTTTAAGTGCAAAGGACTACCTGTGAAAGCTAGAAGACACTGACTGTGAGGGCACTGAGAGGAAAGGTAAAGAAACAGGATCCACATAAGCAATGCAGATGAAACGTGTTAAAGAATTCagttagagaaaaaaattcaTGTCCATGTACATTGAGTTATCAGTTTATTAGATGCAGTCTAATGTAATCCCATCAAACAACCCgacaagagacagacagcttCGTGGATCTTACAACGTGATGGTTTTTGTTCTGTCAAAGACTGAAATCTGCTGTAGCAGACTGCATTACATTTAGATGGGTTTTTAATAATCTATTTACAATAAGTGATGCTAATAAACTGGTAACTGTTATGTACACTATTATCatagaaataaacacagataaagAAACATTCACGTAACAAACTAAGTAAATTAAGCATCCAATTAGGTATACTTTCCCTTCTTCCTGCTtgtatcattttcatttctcactcTGTTATCTGAGATGTAACTTTGCTCCAACCCCCATcaatgactg
Encoded here:
- the gja2 gene encoding gap junction protein, alpha 2; this translates as MGDWNLLGKLLESAQEHSTVVGKVWLTVLFIFRILVLGAAAEKVWGDEQSGFTCDTKQPGCQNVCYDKTFPISHIRFWVMQIIFVSTPTLIYLGHILHLVRMEEKEKQKEKDLAAQIEKQHQLLGSKTKKAPVKDNQGHVRLQGALLRTYVFNIIFKTLFEVAFIVGQYFLYGFELKPMYTCDRWPCPNVVNCYISRPTEKTVFILFMLAVACISLLLNLVEMYHLGFTKCHQGLRYRRSQAASQAPKALTEAVVPFVPNYNYFAGHPAVPEPFPADSKYSMAEPNSAYSPYNSKVVYKQNRDNMAVERKGKAEEDVVKESKLSSPVFELPVENQRRNSQSSKHSNNKSRLDDLKI